A single window of Candidatus Eisenbacteria bacterium DNA harbors:
- the malQ gene encoding 4-alpha-glucanotransferase, with protein MTPPTSRDLQRLASLYGVRTAYQDTYGNRRSAEPEFLIQILRALGAPIRGMSDAAHAIRQYEVALWRKPLEPVTVLRGRGSIVIRLPVGRGDAALEGCIRQENGAETTQPIRREDLEILEESTIDGERFCACRWRPPGKLPYGYHHLSLEVGGTTVTSLIIHAPRRAYQPDPESDPKIWGLFAPLYALRSKRDWGAGDLSDLRHLLKWTESLGGDFVGTLPLFPAFLDQPFEPSPYMPVSRLFWNEIYLDPAALPEFEAAPEAQQQVASLDFRKSVEELRSAGHVDFKRLMELKRKVLEPLARTFFHSGEGERPAFQSYLRGKPAAWDYARFRSMFELRNETWHLWPSRQKQGALDHDEGSDFARDYHLYVQYSLQRQLDRLTEESSAALYLDIPLGVHPDGFDAWRHQNLFVWDAAGGAPPDDFFRGGQNWGFPPLHPQVIREEGHRYFINAVRHIFRPAGMARIDHVMGLHRLYWVPRGADATQGIYVRYPANELYAILCIESHRSRTLIIGEDLGTVPGAVRESMERHGIYRCAVLPFQMNADPAHAISPTPPNSVVGLNTHDTATFAGWWEGRDIDLRIELKLLDDEEAGRERGHRERVKAALMESFRRRGLLADGDGAGAVLAACLRVMAADPVKAVQVTLEDLWGEIAQQNIPGTGSYERPNWRQKMRLSLEEAAENSGMVEILRDINRLRSGSEGE; from the coding sequence ATGACACCACCAACATCGCGTGATTTGCAGCGGCTCGCCTCCCTTTATGGTGTGCGCACGGCCTATCAAGACACTTATGGCAACCGAAGGTCGGCCGAACCGGAGTTTCTCATTCAGATCCTCCGCGCCCTGGGCGCGCCGATCCGCGGGATGAGTGATGCGGCCCATGCGATTCGGCAGTACGAGGTGGCGCTCTGGCGGAAACCCCTGGAGCCGGTGACCGTTCTCCGCGGCCGGGGATCGATCGTTATCCGGCTGCCGGTGGGTAGAGGAGATGCGGCCCTCGAAGGATGTATCCGGCAGGAGAACGGCGCGGAGACGACCCAGCCCATCCGTCGTGAAGATCTGGAGATCCTGGAGGAGAGCACGATCGATGGGGAGCGCTTTTGCGCTTGTCGTTGGCGTCCGCCGGGGAAACTTCCATACGGCTATCATCATCTATCCCTTGAGGTTGGCGGGACAACGGTCACGTCGTTGATCATCCATGCGCCCCGCCGCGCCTATCAACCCGATCCGGAATCGGACCCCAAAATTTGGGGCCTCTTCGCCCCCCTTTACGCGCTCCGATCGAAAAGGGATTGGGGGGCCGGTGACCTGTCGGATCTTCGACACCTTTTGAAGTGGACCGAGTCCTTGGGCGGCGATTTCGTCGGGACCCTGCCCCTCTTCCCCGCCTTCCTCGATCAGCCTTTCGAGCCAAGCCCCTATATGCCGGTGAGCCGTCTCTTCTGGAATGAGATCTATCTCGACCCGGCCGCCCTGCCCGAGTTCGAGGCGGCGCCGGAGGCCCAACAGCAGGTCGCCTCTTTGGATTTTCGGAAAAGCGTGGAAGAGCTGCGATCCGCAGGCCATGTCGACTTCAAACGACTCATGGAGCTGAAGCGCAAGGTGTTGGAGCCCCTGGCGCGGACCTTTTTTCACTCGGGCGAGGGTGAACGGCCCGCCTTTCAATCCTATCTGAGAGGCAAGCCCGCCGCCTGGGATTATGCCCGCTTCCGGTCCATGTTCGAGTTGCGGAATGAAACGTGGCACCTTTGGCCGAGCCGCCAGAAACAAGGCGCGCTCGATCATGACGAGGGCAGCGACTTCGCACGCGATTATCATCTCTATGTACAATATTCACTGCAGCGGCAATTGGATCGCCTCACCGAGGAGAGTTCCGCGGCGCTCTACTTGGATATCCCATTGGGCGTTCATCCCGATGGGTTTGATGCGTGGCGGCATCAGAATCTTTTTGTGTGGGATGCCGCGGGCGGCGCGCCGCCGGATGATTTTTTCCGCGGCGGCCAGAATTGGGGGTTTCCGCCGCTGCATCCGCAGGTGATTCGCGAAGAGGGACACCGCTACTTTATCAATGCGGTGCGGCATATCTTCCGTCCGGCGGGGATGGCGCGGATCGATCATGTCATGGGTCTCCATCGCCTCTACTGGGTTCCACGCGGCGCCGATGCGACGCAAGGGATCTATGTTCGTTATCCTGCGAATGAACTCTACGCGATCCTTTGTATAGAATCTCATCGCAGCCGGACCCTTATCATTGGAGAGGATTTGGGAACGGTACCCGGCGCGGTGCGCGAATCGATGGAGCGGCACGGCATCTATCGTTGCGCCGTACTGCCGTTTCAGATGAATGCGGATCCGGCACATGCGATTTCGCCGACGCCCCCAAATAGTGTCGTCGGATTGAACACGCACGATACGGCGACCTTCGCCGGGTGGTGGGAGGGGCGCGACATTGATCTGCGGATCGAGTTAAAGTTGCTGGATGATGAGGAAGCGGGACGGGAACGGGGACACCGGGAGCGGGTCAAGGCGGCGCTGATGGAGTCTTTCCGGCGCCGGGGTTTGCTGGCGGATGGTGATGGCGCCGGCGCGGTGCTCGCCGCCTGTCTGCGGGTTATGGCGGCCGATCCCGTCAAAGCCGTGCAGGTAACGCTGGAGGATCTTTGGGGTGAGATAGCGCAGCAAAACATTCCAGGGACCGGTTCTTATGAACGTCCCAATTGGCGCCAAAAAATGCGACTCTCATTGGAGGAGGCCGCGGAAAATAGTGGTATGGTTGAAATATTGCGGGATATAAACAGGCTGCGGAGCGGGAGCGAAGGAGAATAA
- a CDS encoding glycosyltransferase family 4 protein, with product MKYIDRLKEGQPSSMRTETKSIRVFHVISRLNIGGAAAQVILTVARLKEAGYDCRLLSGRLGADEGDMSYLADQYRVAPEIIPELGRSLNPFKDLVAIFKIYRLFRREKPDIVHTHTAKAGFIGRLAAHLAGVPVILHTYHGHVFHGYFSRWQTAIFLKLERFAAKISTTIITLSEGLKRELWERYRITTEDRITVLPLGFDLEKLKTTARGQGIFRRRLELPSDIPLVGIIGRMAPIKNHELFVQAAEIVKNRLPATHFIVIGEGETRERIEKLVATLNLQNVFHFIGWQKDLAPIYSDLNLSVVCSFNEGTPVSLIESLAAGCPVVSTAVGGVPDLLEEGRLGRMVPPEDASALAAAILETLLISPDLAGVPERIQKRFSLDLRMQALTRLYQDLLEGARKSNRSFSTDLPS from the coding sequence TTGAAGTATATCGACAGGCTTAAAGAGGGGCAGCCATCATCCATGCGAACCGAAACGAAAAGTATCCGAGTCTTTCACGTCATATCCCGCCTCAATATCGGCGGGGCCGCGGCGCAGGTCATTCTTACCGTCGCCAGGCTGAAGGAGGCCGGTTACGATTGCCGGTTGCTCAGTGGCCGCCTTGGTGCGGATGAAGGGGATATGTCGTATCTCGCCGATCAATACAGGGTGGCGCCGGAAATCATTCCGGAACTCGGCCGGTCCCTGAATCCCTTCAAAGATCTTGTGGCGATCTTCAAGATCTATCGTCTTTTCCGCCGGGAGAAGCCCGATATTGTTCACACCCATACCGCAAAGGCGGGGTTCATCGGCCGTCTCGCCGCGCACCTCGCCGGAGTCCCCGTCATTCTTCACACCTATCACGGACATGTCTTTCATGGTTACTTCAGCCGCTGGCAAACAGCTATTTTCCTGAAGCTCGAACGGTTTGCCGCGAAGATCTCCACAACGATCATCACACTCAGCGAGGGTCTCAAACGCGAGCTCTGGGAGAGATACCGAATAACAACCGAAGACCGCATCACCGTCTTGCCCCTCGGATTTGATCTGGAGAAATTGAAAACAACAGCCCGGGGGCAGGGAATTTTCAGGCGCAGGCTGGAACTCCCGAGTGACATTCCGCTGGTGGGCATCATCGGCCGGATGGCGCCGATCAAGAATCATGAGCTCTTTGTACAGGCCGCTGAAATTGTGAAAAACAGGCTTCCGGCGACCCATTTCATCGTTATCGGCGAGGGAGAAACGAGGGAGCGGATCGAGAAGCTGGTCGCAACCCTCAATCTACAGAATGTCTTTCACTTTATCGGATGGCAGAAGGATCTGGCCCCGATCTACAGCGACCTTAATCTCTCGGTTGTCTGCAGTTTCAATGAAGGGACACCGGTCTCGCTGATCGAATCGCTGGCCGCCGGGTGCCCGGTCGTGTCGACGGCGGTCGGAGGGGTCCCCGATCTTTTGGAAGAGGGCCGTTTGGGCCGGATGGTTCCGCCGGAGGATGCCTCGGCCCTGGCCGCGGCGATCTTGGAGACACTGCTCATCTCTCCCGACCTCGCCGGTGTGCCGGAACGGATTCAGAAACGCTTTAGTTTGGATCTTCGGATGCAGGCGTTGACCCGCCTTTATCAGGATTTATTGGAAGGCGCTCGTAAATCCAACCGGTCATTCTCGACTGACTTGCCGTCCTGA
- a CDS encoding glycosyltransferase, which produces MRVIHLIKATGIAGAEKHILDLLPGLRRNEIDARLWILEEPGNPMTLYEKAAAERRIPTRRFTIYGDADISLYPRLSRRLHHAKPDILHTHLLHADLFGIPSARMAKVPKIVTTRHNIDAFRRRSPIRQINRYLWQKVDAGISVSQAVARFSIEEEGAPAEIQHVVLHGIEAPPLGEDRMGIRHELGLNDDQVVIGMVGRLTEQKGVRYGLQAFARVIPGFTTVQLVVVGDGPLCGELKREAVSLGINDHVHFLGWREHAERTMRAFDIFLMPSLWEGFGIVLLEAMGRELPVVASRVDAIPEIVREGETGFLVAARNVKDLQQRLSRLLADAGLRMKMGRAGRKVVETEFTISRMVENTLEVYRQA; this is translated from the coding sequence ATGCGGGTGATTCACCTGATCAAGGCGACGGGGATCGCGGGCGCTGAAAAGCACATTCTGGATCTGCTGCCGGGATTGAGACGGAATGAGATCGATGCGCGCTTGTGGATTTTAGAAGAGCCCGGGAACCCGATGACGCTGTATGAAAAGGCCGCCGCGGAGCGTCGGATCCCTACACGGAGATTCACTATTTATGGGGATGCCGATATCTCCCTCTACCCGCGCCTGTCCCGGCGGCTGCATCACGCCAAACCCGATATTCTTCACACCCATCTTCTCCACGCCGATCTCTTCGGGATCCCATCGGCGCGTATGGCCAAGGTTCCGAAGATTGTCACTACACGCCATAATATCGACGCCTTCCGCAGGAGAAGTCCCATCCGGCAGATCAACCGTTATCTGTGGCAGAAGGTCGACGCCGGCATTTCCGTATCACAAGCGGTGGCCCGTTTCAGCATTGAAGAGGAGGGGGCGCCGGCGGAGATCCAGCATGTCGTCCTCCACGGAATCGAGGCGCCGCCGTTAGGCGAGGACCGCATGGGGATCCGTCACGAGCTGGGATTGAATGACGATCAAGTCGTGATCGGGATGGTTGGACGCCTCACCGAGCAGAAGGGGGTGCGTTACGGCCTGCAAGCTTTTGCCCGAGTCATTCCCGGCTTCACAACGGTGCAGCTGGTGGTGGTGGGCGACGGCCCACTATGCGGCGAGCTGAAAAGGGAAGCGGTAAGCCTTGGAATCAATGATCACGTCCACTTTCTGGGATGGCGGGAGCATGCCGAGCGGACCATGCGCGCCTTTGATATTTTCTTGATGCCGAGTCTCTGGGAAGGATTTGGGATTGTTCTCCTCGAGGCGATGGGCCGGGAGCTCCCCGTTGTGGCGTCCAGGGTCGATGCGATTCCAGAGATTGTCCGCGAGGGCGAGACCGGTTTTCTTGTCGCAGCGCGGAATGTGAAAGATCTGCAGCAGCGCCTCAGCCGGCTTCTCGCTGACGCCGGATTGCGAATGAAGATGGGGCGGGCCGGGCGCAAGGTGGTGGAAACGGAGTTTACTATTTCAAGAATGGTGGAAAACACCCTTGAAGTATATCGACAGGCTTAA
- the cysK gene encoding cysteine synthase A, translating into MGRIATNITELIGNTPMVYLNQIAEDCEARIAAKLESFNPLSSIKDRLGLSLIQEAEKDGSLRPGMTIIEPTSGNTGIALSFIAAAKGYHAILVMPDTMSVERRHMMTVLGAELVLTPGAEGMKGAVAKAEELVASRDDAFMPNQFENPANPLIHRETTALEILRDTDGQVDIVVCGVGTGGTLTGVSQRIKQEKPEVQIVAVEPEDSPVLSGGAPGPHKIQGIGAGFIPKVLDIKQIDDIVKVSNAQAGEATRRLAKEEGILAGISSGAATHAALEVARRKENKGKLIVVILPDTGERYLSTWVFQDNN; encoded by the coding sequence ATGGGCCGGATTGCTACGAATATAACAGAACTCATTGGGAACACTCCAATGGTTTATCTGAATCAAATAGCGGAAGATTGCGAGGCCCGTATTGCAGCGAAGTTGGAATCCTTCAATCCTCTCTCCAGCATTAAGGACCGCTTGGGCCTTTCCCTGATTCAAGAGGCGGAGAAGGATGGGTCGCTCAGGCCGGGAATGACCATCATAGAGCCGACCAGCGGTAATACCGGCATCGCCCTTTCTTTTATCGCCGCCGCGAAAGGGTACCATGCGATCCTGGTCATGCCCGATACGATGAGTGTCGAGCGGCGCCATATGATGACGGTGCTCGGAGCCGAACTGGTGCTGACCCCGGGCGCCGAGGGGATGAAGGGCGCGGTGGCGAAGGCTGAGGAGCTGGTTGCCTCGCGTGACGATGCTTTTATGCCGAATCAATTTGAGAATCCCGCCAATCCACTTATTCATCGCGAGACGACGGCCCTCGAAATTCTACGCGATACCGACGGCCAAGTAGATATCGTCGTCTGCGGTGTCGGCACCGGCGGCACCCTGACCGGGGTTTCACAGCGGATCAAGCAGGAGAAGCCGGAAGTTCAGATCGTGGCGGTCGAGCCCGAGGATTCGCCGGTTCTTTCCGGCGGCGCGCCCGGACCGCATAAGATACAGGGGATCGGCGCGGGTTTTATCCCCAAGGTTTTGGATATTAAACAAATCGACGATATTGTAAAGGTTTCGAATGCGCAGGCCGGTGAGGCCACCCGGCGTTTGGCGAAAGAAGAAGGCATTCTTGCCGGTATCTCCAGCGGCGCGGCGACGCATGCGGCGCTGGAAGTCGCGCGGCGCAAAGAGAACAAGGGTAAGCTGATTGTCGTGATTCTTCCCGATACGGGCGAACGCTATCTCTCCACTTGGGTCTTTCAGGACAACAACTAG
- a CDS encoding Rrf2 family transcriptional regulator produces MRISTRTRYGFRALAELAKGYPNIPISLKQISTNQNISLKYLEQVIATLKAAGIVRAVRGNNGGYLLTRPPAQMTLKDPFLALEGTPILLSCLDEPDHCSTQVICSTRVTWENIEKAILGVLDSTTIEDLRQQSLQPESPDYTI; encoded by the coding sequence ATGAGAATTTCAACAAGAACGCGATACGGATTCCGAGCCTTGGCCGAACTGGCAAAGGGCTACCCGAATATCCCCATATCATTGAAGCAGATCTCGACCAACCAGAATATTTCGCTAAAATATCTTGAGCAAGTCATTGCGACACTTAAAGCTGCCGGCATCGTCCGGGCCGTCCGGGGCAACAACGGTGGGTATCTCCTCACCAGGCCACCCGCACAGATGACGCTCAAGGATCCCTTTCTGGCCCTGGAGGGAACCCCGATTCTCCTCAGTTGTTTGGACGAACCGGACCATTGTTCCACTCAGGTAATCTGCTCCACCCGTGTAACTTGGGAGAATATAGAGAAGGCTATCCTGGGAGTCCTCGACTCGACGACCATTGAGGATCTCCGCCAACAGAGTCTTCAACCGGAATCGCCCGACTACACCATATAG
- a CDS encoding OmpA family protein, giving the protein MLLRKALIAARLGIVAAAGGTMKKHLTIRFNFFTRLLFAGISIAGLLFTPAPAAGEPVNMLSLQEGALPVVIPATYGSWSAHLLLDDSPNTGWACEEGNISNNVFVFELVETTTLERFEFDNAAVDAEGAGAKEVLVEVSNTSAQTGYTTVLETTLADLTGRQSFPARTKTPARWVRLTIRNNQGSEAWTELFSFQGFGEKPAMAPPGNISGTYETSYSNFHVLQQGTALTGCYEYDEGLLEGTIEGRVMKITWREGGGPDDRGPAVMVFTPDGKTFQGFWWFWGGENEAPNGSWEGKKISAEVGGCPHWSGSVGGELKKQLSAEKRARLYGILFDTDSAVIKSESKPVLDQVLELLRTEPDWILTIEGHTDALGSDEHNLALSQKRADSVKAHLVSGGIGEGRLKSAGFGESKPVADNETELGRAQNRRVELVRE; this is encoded by the coding sequence ATGCTTTTGCGAAAGGCTCTTATAGCCGCCCGGCTGGGGATCGTCGCGGCGGCCGGAGGCACTATGAAAAAGCATTTAACGATTCGTTTCAATTTTTTCACTCGTCTTCTATTTGCCGGCATTTCCATCGCCGGCCTTCTCTTCACCCCCGCCCCGGCCGCGGGTGAGCCCGTCAATATGCTCTCCTTGCAGGAAGGCGCGCTTCCCGTGGTCATTCCCGCCACCTATGGCAGCTGGTCCGCTCATTTATTGCTGGATGACAGTCCGAATACCGGATGGGCCTGTGAAGAAGGCAACATCAGCAATAATGTTTTTGTCTTTGAGCTTGTGGAAACCACCACCCTGGAGCGTTTTGAATTCGACAACGCCGCTGTGGATGCCGAGGGCGCCGGCGCCAAGGAGGTCCTCGTTGAGGTGTCCAACACTTCGGCCCAGACCGGTTATACAACGGTTCTGGAAACCACCCTGGCCGACCTGACCGGCCGGCAGAGTTTCCCGGCCAGAACAAAAACGCCCGCCCGCTGGGTGCGTTTGACCATCCGGAACAACCAAGGCAGCGAGGCATGGACGGAGCTCTTCTCCTTTCAGGGATTCGGCGAAAAGCCGGCCATGGCTCCTCCGGGCAACATTTCCGGGACCTATGAAACCAGTTATTCCAACTTTCACGTTCTGCAGCAGGGCACAGCCCTGACCGGATGTTATGAGTACGATGAAGGACTCCTGGAAGGAACGATTGAAGGCCGGGTGATGAAGATCACCTGGCGGGAGGGTGGCGGCCCAGACGACCGCGGCCCGGCGGTCATGGTCTTCACCCCCGATGGCAAGACCTTCCAAGGCTTCTGGTGGTTTTGGGGTGGGGAAAATGAGGCCCCCAACGGTAGTTGGGAGGGGAAAAAGATCTCTGCTGAAGTCGGGGGCTGCCCCCACTGGTCCGGATCGGTGGGCGGTGAATTGAAAAAACAGTTAAGTGCTGAAAAGCGGGCGCGGTTGTACGGCATCCTCTTCGATACCGATTCCGCAGTCATTAAATCGGAATCCAAACCTGTCCTGGACCAAGTCCTTGAACTCCTGCGGACCGAGCCGGACTGGATATTGACCATCGAAGGGCACACCGACGCCCTGGGTTCCGACGAACACAATCTGGCTTTATCTCAAAAGAGAGCCGATTCCGTCAAAGCCCACCTGGTCTCCGGAGGGATTGGCGAAG